The Arabidopsis thaliana chromosome 5, partial sequence genomic interval AATAGACTTCTTCGGAATTTTCCCTCTCTTTCCTGCAAGGCCATGCAGATATCTCGTCGCAGACTCCATAAACAACACCTTTGAAAGCAACAACAAGCTTCAGACTTCCGTGTTTCAAGTAATTTCCCTAACTcttgaaagaataaaaaaatgctTACATTTGATCTTCTTGGAGAATGCCCCTCCAACATGTTTGCTTTTGAGTTTGATCATGACCTGAGAAATTCATAGAGGTTAAGTAACTAAGTATAGAGAAGCAAATAGATATGTGTCTCTTACAGATTAAATCCAGTCTACTCAAGTACCTGAGACTTCTTGTTGATATAGACACAAACTCGCTTATTTCGCTGCAATCCTGCTAATAAATTAGAATTATAAGCATCTTAATTAGTGGAACCAGTCTTGAATAGAGTTTGAGAAGAATAGGATTACCATTTCGTGCACATTGCACCAGTTCGCCCTCTAAAGGAAGGTTTGGTTCCTCCAATCTAAACTGACAATTTTCGCCGGGCCAGTGAGAGTCTGAGAAGCTCCTTTCACAAGGTGTGATAGTTGCATTCTTCCTTGATTCCTTCGGCTGCCTCACCTTTAAAGCTGCTTCCCCTCTCAATGCTGGTTCATTTTTTCCACAGACTCAGATCAAATACCATCTTACTAACCCAACCAAAGCCTCAAACACCAACTTTTAAACAATAGCCTTACCAGTTGCAGCCGCAGCTGTGAGAGTCATGAGATCGCCAGGGCTGTGGATATCAACGGAAGACCTGACCGTGGAAGCAACACAGGTGTGATCAGCGCCTGCTTGCTCAGCCATGTCAATGCAGTGTGAAGCCAGTAGCTCTGTTGCTGAGGCTAGAGCCAGTGCCATCATGGAGCATGACTCTTTGCTGCAGCTTTCCTCAGAAGTCACAGATGCTAACCCAGCTGCCAGAGCTGCAATGGACACAGCTGAGTGAACATGGGCTTTCTGTACACGCGCTTTATCTTTCTTCCTCGGAATCCTCATGGTGCTTGGGTTGGTGTGTTGTTTGTGGTGAAACCACTTTGATAATCTCCCTGATCTACGGGTTCCAGCTGAGTTCATGATATTCTCTGCCTGCAAATACCAAggaatcatcaaaatcagaattcaAAAACTGGTGAATATGTCCACACAAGTGGAAGGTAATCATACCATGAGTGGATCTGCAGCAACATCTTGGAAGAAGCCTCTAGGACTGTTCTGGGAAACAGAAAACAGATCTCGCTGTTGTCTCTGTTTCTGCGCCAAAGCTTTGGAGATTTCAGAAGCAGATAGACTCCATGATCTGGATAGAAACTTCATTGGCTCCCTTGGTGTCTGAGGCTGAGGTATCTGAGAGACAATCTCTTCACTTCTTACATTTCCTTCCTCCAACTCGTGCTCCGGATTCTCTGATCCGAATAACGACGAGGAACTATCATTCCAATCGGAATAAAACCCACCTTCCATTTCCTTCTTAGTTTACAGAAAACCCAAGATGACGAAAGAACTTTTTGAGATGAAAGAGGTTAATAATGTTGTTGACTCAAGAttgtgaaagagaagaagacgaggacAACAAAGCAGATCACCAATAAGCAAACACTACCTCTTTCTTTAATACTAGCTTGGAATTGTTCAAATATCAAATCAGAAAATGATGCTAAGTAAATAAACGAAGTTTCCATGTTCTGATATTagtaaagagaaagaaaggaagagacagagagaacaCAAATCGATGTAATTGTGCTTTGAGCAGACTCAATAGATTCAGGAAATGTCTCATCAAATGGGTACAAATGTAGATTAGAGAAATCATGGAAGTCTCGTAATATGAATAATTAAGATAAGATGGTAGGATACTGTGGGGACATATGCATTGGTTTGAGAGCCATAAGCTGCTCTTTtgtcttgtctttttttgaGTTCGAGAAGATTTGACCTGACAACTTTAACGGAGTTCGTGACTCTACCGACCAGTTTCTGTTATAATTGTAGTCACACGTAACAACAACGCTTTTGGTTTCTCTATAAAGATACTCCCACGAGTTCAAAAGTGTTAAAGACAATTCGAATAACTCTCGGCtattggtttgtttttctttgtatattaCCATTATTATTCCTTCCATATCTATGGATAATTACGTAATCAATACTCCATATTTGGTTCCACAAAAGCAATACAAAACGGAAATATTTCTACAGATTAGTTTATCGATTCAATATAAACTAACATACgatataattttagtttccGATTTTGCTTCCGTTTTTGTTGATGCCACCGTTCGGGCCAATAGGAGAATGATCCCCTTTCGCCGTAACGGCCATCAACAATGTTGTTGTAATTGCCATAGGTGAGTTTTCTGTAAAATTGCTTCGAGGTGACAATGGTTGTCGTTTGGTCGCCAAGGCAACCGTAGATAGAGAGATTGATGAACAAATGTTGCAAATGAACCATTATTCGTTGAAAATGATGATCGCATACTGTGGCGAAGCAATTCGTTCAACAAGAATGTTTTGCAAATTGATTATGTTTTGGCcaaattgattaataaattatagtaAGTAATAGAACtagagagaatcaaagaatcgaacgaagaagaagaactttcTGTTATTCATCTTAAGAAAGTTTGTTACATTGAGACTCTCTTTATGTACTAGAGAGACCCGGTTCATACCGGTTCATACCGGTTTACACTTAACCGAACCATACAATTTCATCAATTATATAGTCTATTATCCTCCCTCAAGATGAGCCGTATATGGAGAGAAGACTCATCTTGCCAATGAGAGAATGCCGTATAGTACTAAAGTAAGCAATCACATCCTGTATCTGACTTTTCGACATGTTTCCCACTAATTCAGCAATTCCATCAGGACCAATGCCTTTTCCCAATGTCATCTTCCCATCAGTCAAAGCAAGATTAGCAACAACCGGTTTTGACTTCTCAGGTGGTGTACTACCTTCTGCTTATGTTTGAAACCAATAGGATAGCCATGGATTTTGTAACAAGTGTCAGCAGTGTGACCAGTGTATCCACAATGTGAACACTgaacttttggttttgaatttggttGAAAAGAACGAGTAGCATTGACAGCAATCTGATCATTCGACAAAATGGAGACATTAAAGGCAGAAGCATTCGTTGGATTAGTAACAATGTTGCGCTGACTGTGATCTTGATCCAGAAGATTGTAAATCTCAGCAAGGTCTGGTATTGTCTTTTTCATGATTATCTGACTCCGAATGGTTGAGTAAAAATCATTCAAACCTGCAAGAAACTTAACAATCTTGGAATGCTCATTTACAGAAGCAGTAGCAGAACAACATTTGCAGTTTCGACAAGTGTTAACACAACTAGCTCCATCCAAATCATCCCAAAGAGTCTTCAAAGTAGTATAGTAATCAGATAAACTCATATTGCCTTGTTGTAAACTCCAAATCTGCTGTGTCAACTGATAAGATCTTGGTAAGTTTGTGATATGAAATCGAGTATCCAAGTCTTTCCAAATTTCCGCAGCATCATTGAATCGAAGAATACTCTTGTAAATTTGCTTTGTAACAGAATTCAAGATCCAAGACTTGACCATACTATTGCATCGTGACCAAACTCTAAAGCTCGGATCAAACTCAGGAGGTCTTGGTAAAGTTCCATCAACAAAAGCGATCTTATTCTTAGCATCTAACGCAACAAACATCGCTATTTTCCAAGAAGAAAAGTTAGATCCATCAAGTACCTCAGAAACAATTGTAGTACCCGGATTATCACCATTAGACAATGCATAAGGTGAATAATGAGCATCCGCGAAATCGAACTGTGGAAATGGATAAACTGATGATCTCGTagcaaaattttgttgaatcGGAGACGAAATTGGTGGAACCGGTGGAATCGGTGAAGATTGAGTACGATCTGGAGTCTTCTCAGCTGAGATCTTGCTTGATTTCCTCGTGCGACGCCGTAACTTTTCAACGGAAACCATCGCGAAATCTGAGCTTGATTTAACTGATTTATGAAGAAACAATCGAAAAACAGAAGATCGACGAGCTCAGATGAACAAGAACTCGAAGATGTGAAGAGAGTTAGGTGTTGAATCGGCTGAGAACTTCGAATTCCAGCGCTCTGATACCATAATAGAACtagagagaatcaaagaatcgaacgaagaagaagaagtttctgTTATTCATCTTAAGAAAGTTTGTTACATTGAGACTCTCTTTATATACTAGAGAGACCCGGTTCATACCGGTTTATACTTAACCGAACCATACAATTTCATCAATTATATAGTCTATTAGTAACTTCTCATGAATctcaaatcaataaaatttgaCTTGCTCATATCATTCGGCAAATTTTCACATCTTTGATGTAAAATTGGTGTGGAAACTGGAATCCATTTGTATTTGGGATTTAGATATTTCAATGGACCATTCACAATCACAAAtcacaagaacaacaaaaatctaaGAGAAGATAAGTAGTTTGAATCCGATCGTTAAGTACGTTTTAATTATGTCGATAACTTTATGAAAGTAAAATGCCATAGAatacaaaaacatatgaaagaaaccaaacatgcTATACGTTAAAAAAAAGGAGATGAAGTGAAAtgtatatacattttcttattaacaggacataactttttttcttttctctacaTACAATCTTGCAAGAAAGTGGACACCAAACATACACACgcaaacaaaacatcaacCAACCATCAAGCAATCACAAAACCCAGTCAATTACACTCGGATCTCACGGGTTTCTACCGCTTCATAAGAACCGATGAACACATCACCGTAGATAAGTCCCGCGAGTGCACCACCCACAAGTGGTCCCACCCAATAGATCCAGATTTGGGACAAGTCACCACTGACAACAGCTGGTCCGAACGACCTTGCTGGATTCATGGAGCCACCACTGAATGGACCAGCAGCGAGGATGTTGGCACCAACTATGAAGCCGATGGCGATTGGAGCGATGGTCCCTAGCGATCCTTTCTTTGGATCAGCTGCTGTGGCGTAAACGGTGTAGACCAATGCAAAGGTCACAACGATCTCCATGACGACACCTTCGACCGCTCCTAGACCGGCTGAGACCCCGTGGGTCGGTACGCTCTGCAGCAAACCGGGAAACAACTCATTAGTCAATTATTTTATACCCTTAAACCGTTTAGTTTTTGAaacgttataatatttttgtcatcatatatatattaatatactAACGTACCTATGACGGTACGAACATATAAACCAAACCTAACAAAAGTACAAAACctatgtattttttaattttctaactAAATTTACTAGTACGTACCTTGCCATTAGTAACAAAGACGAGGAGAAGACAAGCGACGATGGAGCCAAGACACTGAGCAATCCAATAGAAGAAACCTGTGATGAGTGTTATGTTTCCGCCGATGGCAAGGCCAAGAGTCACGGCTGGGTTAAGGTGACCACCAGAAATGTTAGCCGCAATGGAAACTCCAACGAAAAGAGCAAACGCGTGAGCAATTGCAATTGCTACAAGACCAGCTGGGTCCAAGGCTCCATCAGAGGTTAGTTTGGCAAACGCAACAGCAGAGCCAACGCCTGCGAATACGAAGAGAAGAGTTGCGATGAACTCAGACAAGTAAGCTTTAAGAGATGATACACTGAATGAGTCTCCCACACTTCCAACTTCGATCTTCACCattttttgctttggttttgttacttctttctattttctgtTATTTGGGCTTTGTATGGGctctttgtatatatatagtgaagAGAGCAATTGACAAAAGGTGGGGTTGATATTACGTGGGAGATCATTATTGGATGCCGCCCAAACCGCCTCTTATTTGATTAATGGAAGGTTAGCAATATTAAAGATGTGTAGTGACAACTATAGTGGGATTTAATAACATGTAAGGATAAGAATCTTCTGTTGGCATTTTGATATCCCgcatttttaaattaatgtt includes:
- a CDS encoding auxin canalization protein (DUF828) (CONTAINS InterPro DOMAIN/s: Pleckstrin-like, plant (InterPro:IPR013666), Protein of unknown function DUF828 (InterPro:IPR008546), Pleckstrin homology (InterPro:IPR001849); BEST Arabidopsis thaliana protein match is: Plant protein of unknown function (DUF828) with plant pleckstrin homology-like region (TAIR:AT4G17350.1); Has 1807 Blast hits to 1807 proteins in 277 species: Archae - 0; Bacteria - 0; Metazoa - 736; Fungi - 347; Plants - 385; Viruses - 0; Other Eukaryotes - 339 (source: NCBI BLink).), translating into MEGGFYSDWNDSSSSLFGSENPEHELEEGNVRSEEIVSQIPQPQTPREPMKFLSRSWSLSASEISKALAQKQRQQRDLFSVSQNSPRGFFQDVAADPLMAENIMNSAGTRRSGRLSKWFHHKQHTNPSTMRIPRKKDKARVQKAHVHSAVSIAALAAGLASVTSEESCSKESCSMMALALASATELLASHCIDMAEQAGADHTCVASTVRSSVDIHSPGDLMTLTAAAATALRGEAALKVRQPKESRKNATITPCERSFSDSHWPGENCQFRLEEPNLPLEGELVQCARNGLQRNKRVCVYINKKSQVMIKLKSKHVGGAFSKKIKCVVYGVCDEISAWPCRKERENSEEVYFGLKTGQGLLEFKCKSKIQKQRWVAGIQSNLRLVSCLEAAKCSLESLSLSNRMR
- the TIP2;3 gene encoding tonoplast intrinsic protein 2;3 (tonoplast intrinsic protein 2;3 (TIP2;3); CONTAINS InterPro DOMAIN/s: Major intrinsic protein, conserved site (InterPro:IPR022357), Aquaporin (InterPro:IPR012269), Major intrinsic protein (InterPro:IPR000425); BEST Arabidopsis thaliana protein match is: tonoplast intrinsic protein 2;2 (TAIR:AT4G17340.1); Has 1807 Blast hits to 1807 proteins in 277 species: Archae - 0; Bacteria - 0; Metazoa - 736; Fungi - 347; Plants - 385; Viruses - 0; Other Eukaryotes - 339 (source: NCBI BLink).), producing MVKIEVGSVGDSFSVSSLKAYLSEFIATLLFVFAGVGSAVAFAKLTSDGALDPAGLVAIAIAHAFALFVGVSIAANISGGHLNPAVTLGLAIGGNITLITGFFYWIAQCLGSIVACLLLVFVTNGKSVPTHGVSAGLGAVEGVVMEIVVTFALVYTVYATAADPKKGSLGTIAPIAIGFIVGANILAAGPFSGGSMNPARSFGPAVVSGDLSQIWIYWVGPLVGGALAGLIYGDVFIGSYEAVETREIRV